A region from the bacterium genome encodes:
- a CDS encoding tetratricopeptide repeat protein produces MAHQRKAIPEDIKDRLSVEAMHRCCLCPQHENLTDIHHIVPISEKGPNTEENLMVVCPTCHAKIHRIRTMYTPRQLKMYKERWVNLCAQGLPLEERIRKAPGILLLSLHNQIPPEPNFVGRKKMLTTITKWYKSPDVKIGALVGWGGVGKSALVRKWFDSLKENNIQPDGIFWWGFYRNPYLERFLSALFTYLSQDRFKLDDYKTSWQKTDKIKELLLEREYLIILDGLEEMQKSQTGEEFGNLQHPEFTDLLKYIADADFRGLCLITTRFPLTDIKNYPSYQRLEIEELSKEDTRLLFQRIGVRGTEDEIDDIWKEFKGHTLSLVLLANYLGPGGDIKRAKEIPPFYSDQEAGGKAHRILRWYDKQLNEEQRRFMKIFSLFRGAVSEREFKEIFQTRVDFYFQRMVDNLCQRRLITKGSDNTYTTHPLIKGYFEAIFDEKEKKLTHKAIYEYFGKIAKDKPETLEEMQPLFEQVYHGCSARFYDEVRKDVYWEKIYRREELFIIHKLGAWETNLFLARTFFPDGNLSQMPLVSKKSDQGWLFNEAGLSLLATGRPKEAEELFVRKTNMQIEDKDWKNASTGYRNLADLQFRVGRLKEADESAKKAHDAAEKAGSEQYIVVSKAYLAWILHLAGKNEEAEKGFWQADELEGKLSGYRLYSGWGIFYADFLISIKQIDEAFELTKANLEVCQRNNWPAQISQCHRCLGTIERIKGNRKDAEVHLQQALEIARKVGMPFLEIETLLELSRLWLDMKRYKEAISQANQVLKLCARTGFLLYEPDAELILAKAYLGLNDLDQTKIFAQSTYQKASQMHYHWPRVEAEQLLRNLNPC; encoded by the coding sequence ATGGCACACCAACGCAAAGCTATTCCTGAAGATATAAAAGATAGGCTATCGGTTGAGGCAATGCACCGCTGCTGTCTCTGTCCTCAACATGAGAATCTTACCGATATTCACCACATTGTGCCCATAAGTGAAAAAGGACCCAACACCGAAGAGAACCTTATGGTCGTCTGCCCAACCTGCCATGCAAAAATACATCGGATACGAACGATGTATACACCCAGACAGCTTAAAATGTATAAGGAGAGATGGGTTAATCTTTGTGCTCAGGGGCTGCCACTTGAAGAACGGATAAGGAAAGCGCCTGGAATACTCCTACTCAGCCTGCACAATCAAATCCCACCCGAGCCGAATTTTGTGGGTAGGAAAAAGATGCTTACAACCATTACAAAATGGTATAAATCACCGGATGTAAAGATTGGGGCATTAGTCGGCTGGGGTGGGGTAGGAAAATCGGCATTGGTAAGAAAATGGTTTGATTCCCTGAAAGAAAACAACATCCAGCCTGATGGCATATTCTGGTGGGGGTTTTATCGCAACCCTTATCTTGAGCGTTTTCTTAGCGCATTATTTACCTATCTCTCCCAGGATAGATTTAAGCTTGATGACTACAAGACCTCCTGGCAGAAGACCGATAAAATAAAAGAGCTTCTTTTGGAAAGGGAATATCTCATTATCCTGGATGGTCTGGAGGAGATGCAAAAATCACAAACCGGCGAAGAATTTGGTAATCTGCAACACCCAGAGTTTACTGACTTACTCAAATACATTGCTGATGCAGATTTTAGAGGCTTGTGCCTGATAACTACAAGGTTCCCTTTGACTGACATCAAGAATTACCCAAGTTATCAAAGGCTTGAGATAGAGGAATTATCAAAAGAGGATACCCGGCTATTGTTTCAAAGAATTGGGGTAAGAGGAACAGAGGATGAGATAGATGACATCTGGAAAGAATTTAAGGGCCATACCCTGAGCCTTGTTCTCCTGGCAAATTATTTAGGCCCTGGGGGTGATATTAAGAGAGCAAAGGAAATACCGCCCTTCTATTCAGACCAGGAGGCAGGGGGTAAGGCACATAGAATCCTGCGGTGGTATGATAAGCAATTAAATGAAGAACAAAGGAGATTTATGAAGATATTCTCCCTGTTTAGGGGTGCAGTCTCGGAAAGGGAGTTTAAGGAGATATTCCAAACCAGGGTAGATTTTTATTTCCAGAGAATGGTAGATAACCTTTGCCAAAGAAGGCTTATTACCAAAGGCTCTGATAATACCTATACTACCCATCCTTTGATTAAGGGCTACTTTGAGGCGATATTTGATGAAAAGGAAAAGAAGCTAACCCACAAAGCAATCTATGAATACTTTGGAAAAATAGCAAAAGATAAGCCAGAAACCTTAGAAGAAATGCAGCCATTGTTTGAGCAGGTATATCATGGATGTTCTGCCAGGTTTTATGATGAGGTGCGGAAAGATGTCTATTGGGAGAAAATATACAGAAGGGAGGAACTATTTATTATCCATAAACTTGGCGCCTGGGAAACCAATCTATTCCTTGCCAGAACTTTCTTTCCGGACGGAAACCTTTCACAGATGCCGCTGGTAAGCAAGAAGAGCGACCAAGGCTGGCTGTTCAATGAAGCCGGACTATCTCTTCTTGCTACAGGCCGGCCAAAAGAGGCAGAGGAGCTTTTCGTTCGAAAGACAAATATGCAAATCGAAGACAAAGACTGGAAAAACGCCTCTACAGGTTATCGAAACTTGGCTGACCTCCAGTTTCGAGTAGGCAGGCTCAAGGAGGCAGATGAGAGTGCCAAAAAGGCACATGATGCAGCAGAGAAGGCCGGTTCTGAGCAGTATATTGTGGTTTCAAAAGCCTATCTTGCCTGGATACTCCATCTTGCGGGCAAGAATGAGGAAGCAGAAAAGGGGTTTTGGCAGGCAGATGAGCTTGAAGGAAAGCTCAGTGGGTATCGGCTTTACAGTGGATGGGGAATTTTCTATGCTGATTTTCTAATCTCAATCAAGCAGATTGATGAGGCTTTTGAACTTACCAAAGCAAACCTTGAGGTCTGCCAGAGGAATAATTGGCCGGCTCAGATATCGCAATGTCACCGCTGCCTTGGTACCATTGAAAGGATAAAGGGAAACCGCAAGGATGCTGAGGTCCATCTTCAGCAAGCCCTTGAGATTGCAAGAAAGGTTGGCATGCCTTTTCTTGAAATCGAAACCTTGCTTGAGTTGAGCAGGTTGTGGTTGGATATGAAAAGATATAAAGAGGCTATCTCTCAGGCAAACCAAGTCCTGAAGCTATGTGCTCGCACAGGCTTTTTACTCTACGAACCCGATGCAGAGCTAATCTTAGCTAAGGCATATCTGGGGTTAAATGATCTTGACCAGACCAAAATTTTCGCCCAATCCACTTACCAAAAAGCCAGCCAGATGCACTACCACTGGCCCAGGGTTGAGGCTGAGCAACTACTGCGAAATCTGAATCCGTGTTGA
- a CDS encoding ATP-binding protein gives MEKNEIIRVLEDWNFWKKDLATGYERPHYLNRLKGFLTTSHIIVITGARRSGKSFMMRQLAKSLIKEGVEKNRILFVNLEDPRFTGLDAKNLQKIYEVYLEFLNPKQRPYLFLDEVQEAKEWEKWVRTVHELNKAQLIISGSNAKLLSTELATLLTGRHLDLTLFPLSFREYLTFCGINLKDRLDLINQETNIKRLQRECLESGSFPEVVLAKERREILLKLFEDILNRDIIKRFRIRKGEELMSLTRFYLSNISSLTTFSSLEKFLKVSADTIERFSGYLREAYILYFLKRFSFRVKEQEKSPRKVYAIDIGLANTIGFRFSENLGRLAENLVFLELERRRCAKPNLELYYWKDVHHREVDFVVKEDFKPKELI, from the coding sequence ATGGAGAAAAATGAGATAATCAGGGTATTAGAAGACTGGAACTTCTGGAAGAAGGATTTAGCCACAGGATACGAAAGGCCTCACTACCTCAACAGGCTCAAAGGCTTCCTCACCACCTCCCATATCATCGTGATTACTGGTGCAAGGAGGAGTGGAAAGTCTTTTATGATGAGGCAATTGGCCAAGTCCTTGATCAAAGAGGGTGTGGAGAAGAACAGGATACTATTTGTCAACCTTGAAGACCCAAGATTCACTGGGTTGGATGCCAAAAACTTGCAGAAGATATACGAAGTCTATTTGGAGTTCCTAAACCCAAAGCAGAGACCCTATCTCTTCTTAGATGAGGTTCAGGAGGCAAAGGAATGGGAAAAGTGGGTGAGAACAGTTCATGAGTTGAATAAAGCACAACTTATCATATCAGGCTCAAACGCAAAACTGCTGAGTACAGAATTGGCTACTCTACTCACTGGAAGGCATCTGGACCTCACATTATTTCCTCTCTCCTTCAGAGAGTATCTTACATTTTGCGGTATCAATCTCAAAGACAGACTTGACCTCATAAATCAAGAGACCAACATAAAGAGATTACAAAGGGAGTGCTTAGAGTCTGGCTCATTCCCTGAGGTGGTCCTTGCCAAAGAAAGAAGAGAGATTCTGCTTAAGCTTTTTGAGGATATATTAAACAGGGATATCATAAAGAGGTTCAGGATAAGGAAGGGAGAGGAGCTGATGAGCCTCACCAGGTTCTACCTGAGCAACATATCTTCCCTTACAACCTTTAGTTCCTTAGAAAAATTCTTAAAAGTATCAGCAGACACCATTGAGAGATTCTCTGGTTATTTGAGAGAGGCCTATATCCTGTATTTCCTCAAAAGGTTCTCCTTCAGGGTTAAAGAGCAGGAGAAGAGCCCCAGGAAGGTCTATGCCATAGATATAGGTCTTGCCAACACCATCGGCTTCAGATTCTCAGAAAACTTAGGCAGGCTTGCAGAGAATCTTGTCTTTTTGGAGTTAGAAAGAAGGAGATGTGCAAAGCCTAACTTAGAGCTTTATTACTGGAAGGATGTGCATCACAGGGAAGTGGATTTTGTGGTGAAGGAGGATTTTAAGCCAAAAGAGCTCATTTAG
- a CDS encoding tetratricopeptide repeat protein has translation MSEILISRFHPAVERAEDLESIFVGRERKDYVEDIIKELKEEIESDRYLQSHLFYGPAGIGKTFLLSIIFHRIKEDTSLSKHYFPILLPEELFGARNVAEILQRALEVIINIPGRTIQDEKIHEFVNSKIKWVEEGENKDKRFNRAKSVFEEIRDRFRKRTIIMVENLDRLIDSFEKNEVDNFLSLLPRSKSLKLLATSATFIEILGKRDSSIYGYFKKHEISRFSDSESFELISRIQEFYAKESPRLIKYLRSPQGERRIRIFQAISYLSGGLPRMIFPLFEIVLSECGRIDDEKSAEIRWRSSFGFMQEIFEKLTLIYREALWILPPKERKIIELFAESEQSLQPKEIEEKTSFSLAEVSTYILRLIKKGWLRSATESTGKERFYILSEPLFSIWYKWRKGGSWQEKWSFVIPLFAHIFSHDELIGLKKKVPGELVGLYEQAIRLKERFIIEKPFLEPLSYEIERDKERPDLAKEWVDKGVELGTLGRYEEALTAYEKAIELEPDDAWAWRGKGYALGELGRYEEALVATEKAIELKPDMAEAWNNKGWILGKLGRYEEELAAYEKAIELKPDDAFAWNNKGCILGNLGRYEEAFVAIEKAIKLKSDCAWMWYNKGWILGELGRYEEALVAFEKAIELKPDDVLAWRRKGYALGELGRYEEALVAIEKAIELKPDDALAWWRKGYALGELGRYEEALAAYEKAIELEPDEAIAWYNKGCILDKLGRYEEALAAFEKAIELKPDDAVAWYNKGEILDKLGRYEEGFAAYKEGIRLKPQKSFYSIEFQLESKNYGLVKKRLGEIRAMEIPSDDIDEAFILLLKDLFSKSRYEEAIILKDMLKELNWEKLWMRLNIFFVANEIGGYLERDEPLKALKRLERLEAVERKLIEKLFEAKYGKDWLKEAREKIKK, from the coding sequence ATGAGCGAGATCTTGATAAGTCGCTTTCATCCTGCGGTTGAACGAGCCGAAGATTTAGAGTCTATCTTTGTAGGAAGAGAAAGAAAGGATTATGTAGAGGATATAATCAAAGAATTAAAAGAGGAGATAGAGTCGGATAGATACCTTCAGTCCCACCTCTTTTATGGTCCAGCCGGGATAGGAAAAACCTTCCTCCTTTCTATAATCTTTCATCGGATAAAAGAAGATACATCCCTCTCAAAACACTATTTCCCTATCCTGCTTCCAGAGGAGCTCTTTGGCGCAAGAAATGTGGCGGAAATACTCCAAAGAGCCCTTGAGGTGATTATCAATATACCCGGAAGGACGATACAAGATGAAAAAATTCACGAATTTGTCAATAGTAAGATTAAATGGGTTGAAGAGGGTGAGAATAAAGATAAGCGATTCAATCGAGCAAAAAGTGTATTTGAGGAGATAAGAGATAGATTCAGGAAAAGAACGATAATAATGGTAGAGAATCTTGATCGGTTGATTGACTCCTTTGAAAAAAACGAGGTAGATAACTTCCTTTCTCTCCTGCCCCGTTCAAAGAGCCTTAAACTATTGGCTACATCAGCAACCTTTATTGAAATTCTTGGCAAAAGGGATTCTTCTATTTATGGCTATTTTAAAAAACATGAGATTAGTAGGTTCAGCGATAGTGAGTCTTTTGAGCTCATCTCAAGGATTCAAGAGTTTTATGCCAAAGAGTCTCCCCGGCTAATTAAATATCTTCGTTCTCCCCAGGGTGAGAGAAGAATAAGAATCTTCCAGGCAATCTCTTATCTTTCAGGAGGACTGCCAAGAATGATCTTTCCCCTCTTTGAGATTGTTCTCTCTGAATGTGGAAGGATAGATGATGAAAAATCCGCAGAGATTAGATGGCGGTCTTCTTTTGGATTTATGCAGGAGATATTTGAGAAGCTCACCTTAATCTACAGAGAGGCTTTGTGGATTTTACCTCCAAAGGAAAGAAAGATAATAGAGTTATTTGCCGAATCCGAGCAATCCTTGCAACCTAAAGAGATTGAAGAGAAGACCTCCTTTAGTTTAGCCGAGGTTTCCACTTACATCTTGCGGCTGATAAAGAAGGGTTGGCTAAGGAGTGCTACAGAAAGCACAGGGAAGGAAAGATTCTATATCCTCTCTGAACCACTTTTTTCTATCTGGTATAAATGGAGAAAGGGTGGCTCCTGGCAAGAGAAATGGTCATTTGTCATCCCTTTATTTGCCCATATCTTTAGTCATGATGAATTAATTGGGCTTAAGAAAAAGGTGCCAGGTGAACTGGTAGGGCTTTATGAGCAAGCAATCAGATTAAAGGAGAGGTTTATTATTGAAAAGCCATTTCTTGAACCTCTTTCTTATGAAATTGAGCGAGATAAGGAAAGACCTGATTTGGCTAAGGAATGGGTTGATAAGGGAGTTGAACTTGGTACACTTGGTCGTTATGAAGAAGCACTTACCGCCTATGAGAAGGCAATAGAATTAGAGCCTGATGATGCCTGGGCGTGGCGTGGGAAAGGATATGCACTTGGTGAACTTGGTCGTTATGAAGAAGCATTGGTAGCAACTGAGAAGGCAATAGAATTAAAACCTGATATGGCTGAAGCGTGGAATAACAAAGGATGGATACTTGGTAAACTTGGTCGTTATGAAGAAGAACTTGCAGCCTATGAGAAGGCAATAGAATTAAAGCCTGATGATGCCTTCGCGTGGAATAACAAGGGATGTATACTTGGTAATCTTGGTCGTTATGAAGAAGCATTTGTAGCAATTGAGAAGGCAATAAAATTAAAGTCTGATTGTGCCTGGATGTGGTATAACAAAGGATGGATACTTGGTGAACTTGGTCGTTATGAAGAAGCACTTGTAGCCTTTGAAAAGGCAATAGAATTAAAGCCTGATGATGTCTTGGCGTGGCGTAGGAAAGGATATGCACTTGGTGAACTTGGTCGTTATGAAGAAGCACTTGTAGCAATTGAGAAGGCAATAGAATTAAAACCTGATGATGCCTTGGCGTGGTGGAGGAAAGGATATGCACTTGGTGAACTTGGTCGTTATGAAGAAGCACTTGCCGCCTATGAGAAGGCAATAGAATTAGAGCCTGATGAGGCTATAGCGTGGTATAACAAAGGATGTATACTTGATAAGCTTGGTCGTTATGAAGAAGCACTTGCCGCCTTTGAGAAGGCAATAGAATTAAAGCCTGATGATGCTGTAGCGTGGTATAACAAAGGAGAGATACTTGATAAGCTTGGTCGTTATGAAGAAGGCTTTGCGGCTTATAAAGAAGGAATAAGGCTGAAACCTCAGAAATCTTTCTATTCCATAGAGTTTCAACTTGAGAGTAAGAATTATGGTTTAGTAAAGAAGAGATTAGGAGAGATAAGGGCTATGGAGATACCTTCCGATGACATAGATGAGGCATTCATCCTTCTTCTTAAAGACCTGTTTTCTAAAAGCCGATATGAAGAGGCTATTATATTGAAAGATATGCTTAAGGAGCTAAATTGGGAAAAGCTCTGGATGAGGCTTAACATCTTCTTTGTGGCAAATGAAATAGGAGGATATTTAGAAAGAGACGAGCCATTGAAAGCACTAAAAAGACTTGAACGGCTTGAGGCGGTAGAAAGAAAGCTAATAGAAAAATTGTTTGAGGCTAAATACGGCAAAGATTGGCTCAAAGAGGCAAGAGAAAAGATAAAAAAATAG